DNA from Malus sylvestris chromosome 11, drMalSylv7.2, whole genome shotgun sequence:
ATATTAACGGACTTATGAAATTACCATTTTGCCCTTGAGTTGACTTTGTTTGACTGTCTCGTCGAAACgtgtagttttaattttattaaattattcTTAATGTACTTATCATCACGAATGTAGATGCGAACGGATTCAAATTCGGATGTATAACGAAGATTCTACATTTGAACCGTTGATCGTTTTCAAATATTTTGCAGTTTGTCTTTTACATTCTTAAATTACGAAACAAGGGGACCCACTTGGGATTCTTGTCCCCTTACCCTTTCACCCTATTCggattcccccccccccctctcacTTCatggattttcttttctttattaactctctctctctccccatcaCATTCTCTATTTTTCTCTAACTCTCTCCCCTCTCCCCCGAATGCTCTCTGCAAGAACTCCCTCCCCTCTCTGAAAATCAAACACACAacaatcaccaccaccacctagaCTTGAGACCTTGAAAACCCCAGGCCAAGTTGGTACTCCACCGTGATAGTCACAGTGCATACTCCCCTGACGATCTTCGACGTACTTTGTAAATTTCCTGACGTAGGTAAGTTTCTAAAAACTCTTGGGATGTGTTTTAAGGTTAGATCAAAGCTTGTTTTAAGTTGTACATACATGTTAATCAAAGAAAATAGCTCAGAGTAGCTTTGTTTAGTTTTTTGGCAAGCACTGCAACTTTTGAGGcgttttccagccaaaccatGGCAAGTTAGTTGtcgtgcaaggtaccattctcttcatctcgttgagtactacaactttcatttttgaatcacttgatttggttGAGTATCGAAGAAGTTATGAGCGTTTGAAACATTACCCAGAAACCGGACAACCCTTGGCCTGAAACCGGATCGACCCGACCCAAACCCTCAAACTCGGATCCAAACCCATCCCAGAAATCGATCCAAACCTTTGCGTCGGGCTACCAAGCCTAAACTCATTTCTGCAACCCAAGCCTTCGGCTCAATAGGCCTAGCCCATAAACCTTTGCAACCCAACCCAGATTCCCTTGGGCCAGGCCACCaaacccaaaccaaaaccaagccCAAAAAACCCAGAACTGAACCAACCCAACCTTGAACCTAGTCGGCACGTAAGCCTGCTCATAAGTGCCTGCTTTGGCCTGCGTATGGAGCATACGCACCTCCATCAGAGATAATGTGCTTAGCTGCCTTCCACGGTGGCGCCGATGACTTTTTCGGCCAACTTTCCGGTGACCCAAATTGACGCATGGCCGTCCAGGCCGCCGCCCTGTGGCATCACGTGAGGGCGGCAGTGCGTGGGGGTACCCAAGGTCTCCCTTTATGTTTTTCAACGTCTTGAATTTGTTTATGACgtttgttttatgaaattcaatcattatagtagagttttattaaatgGACCCTTATGTGTTTAGGTGCGTTTGTTAGTGGTGTTTCCGTTCTTCCTATTTCGCATGGTTCTTTGActacggagtatctgtgagtggaccttTTCCAAAATGCACgattttactattagaaatgcatacatgaaaaaaatGATTGAATGGTtgcgttttatgaaacgtttataaGTAAATTGGTTTCACGCTTTATGAACTATCACGCTTTATCAACTTGACTTTCTTTGTGGTATATATGATGATTATATACTATGAACATGATTTAAAATCTGATGTTTGAGCTGAGCTccgttgagatatatatattatattctgGAAATATTATGTTCAATAATTTTTGTGCTTATTTAGTGGTTACTCATACAATCTACCTACGGGCAAATGATACTGCCTACTGGCGAATGATCCTACCTACAGGCGAATGAAGATATGGTCCTACCTACGTGCAAATGAAATCATTAATTGGCTTCGGTCAGGTTATGTAGGGCCTACGGGTGAATGATACTGCCTTTGGGAGATTATGATACCACTGCttagcacactatatatgatatatgttttttgaagttttaaggcatgctagggtttttggaaaacctattacatattatgttACCGGGttttcataaacttttggggttagtacgttgaagttaactgttttagtattacttagatatcaacttggtctactcatgttttgttttgcgccccctcaagATCTAGgaacgaggcattcccctaccagtgatTCTGTGTCATCCTCTACGTTGTTGACATTTCTTGTAAtaacactttctgttatacCTTCCGCTTGTATTATGAATTagatgtatgctctgaacatgtcatgcattatcactaTCATTTTATTAACGGCTGAATATTATTACTTAATTTTGGTAAGGTTTGTATCTGAATATTACATTGCGTAGTTCGCgtgaaatttatatgcatgtttctCATGTTCTTggcatatgcattcattaaatggctAATGTCACCCTTGAGTGTCGGCCAGCATGTGGCCATCCCGCTGTTATTCAGACATCGGGATTGGGACGTGTTATCATTcctcaattcatccaattcttTTAATTGAACCTTTCGCAAAGTCCTTGCTTGGTTGATGTCGGAATTCAACTTCTTTAATGCCCAGAATACTCGATGTTCCAGTTCCACTGGAAGATGACATGCTTTCCCGAAGACAAGCCAAGAAGGAGGCATGTCTAAGGGAGTTTTAAAAGTTGTCCTATATGCCCAACATACATCACTTAATTTACTGGCCCAATCTTTGCGGTTTTGACTCACTGTCTTCTCGAGAATAtgctttatttctttatttgaaACTTCAACTTGTCCgcttgtttgaggatggtatGGAGTAGCAACTTTATGAGTAATGTTATACTTCTTCATGAAAGCTTCAAACGGCTTGTTGATGAAGTGAGAACCACCATCACTAATGATCGTTCTAGGTGTGCCAAATCAAGTAAAgatgttctctttcaaaaagtTTAACACAACCCTATGATCGTTAGTTTTTGTAGGCATTGCTTCCACCTATTTAGAGACATAATCTATTGCCACAATGATGTACAAATATCCATTCGACATAGGGAACGGGCCCATGAAATCGATTCCCCACACATCAAACAGTTCAACTTCCAAAATGTTGGTTAATGGCATCTGTGTTCTCGAAGAAATATTCCCCATTCTTTGGCACCTATCACAAGCAATGAAAAAAGCATATGCATCCTTAAATAACATAGGCCAATAGAATCCACTTTGTAATACCTTTAACAATGTCTTCTTTGCACCAAAGTGACCTCCACAAGCATGAGAATGACAAAAAGTGAGAATGCTATGAACTTCAGAGTGAGACACACACCTTCTTATGATCTGATCCGAACAATGCTTGaataaatagggatcatcccAATAGTATTGCTTCACAGTTAATAGAAACCGCTTCCTTTGTTGTTTTGACCATTCCAGCGACAGAAACTGCTTTGCCAAGTATGGGATTTCTACAACGGAAAATagttgctcatctgggaatgaTTCATTGATAAGAACAGCATCCCTGCCATGTACCAATCTGGAAAAATGATCCACCATAACATTttcaaccctttttttttatctataaTATCAAGATCGAACTCTTGCATTAGTAGAATCCATCTTAGAAGTCTGGGCTTTGCATCCTTCTTGGTTAAGAAATATCGAAGGGCTGCATGATCAGAAAATATAATCACTTTTGTTCAACATCTTTTAGTACACCACTGCAGTTATATTCTCTaaactttttaactttttatatttaCTTTTTGAATTCAAGTTTATGGGTTAATTAACATGGTTTTACATTTGCATCATAACAACTGCTATATACAAAATTTGGACCACagaaatcaacaaaataaaCGTGGGTCTCAAGTAATGTAGCAAGATAAgctagtttttgtttttgttgggaAGAAGATAAGGTAGCTGTCTATAATATCACATAGTTCGTTTATATATTAATAAATGAAACATGAAAAGTCCAATGCCTACATGTTCATTGGAAAATGTCATGCATGATAAATGATATGAGTAGATTACAATGGGAGCTGTTGTAGCACACAAACGTAACGCTTAACTGTAATTTCTGTAAGCTAATCAAAGAAGAATCAACGGGCATAAACAACGGAATAAGTGCAGAAGCGGAAATCATTACCCATTTGAATATCGTCTCCTTAAAAATTCTGTATGAGTATACAtctcatacaacaacaacaacaacaacaaagccttttcccactaagtggggtcggctaatgAGTATACATCTCATGTAAGCCAAAAATAATTACAGTTTACATGCATCTGTTGTAATTGGCTAAAAACATGAGAGAGACTGAACAGTCTAGCACAAGTCCGATACCAGTCGTATAGACGAAATACAGGAAAGCAGAAATTAGCAATCAAACGCTAAGCTTGGCGCGGAAATCTGTGCTTACAAATGGTTCAATAATTTCGTCTAAGCAGGCCATCCGTATCCGTTCAGGTGTCGCGGGATTATCAAGTGGAAACCACTCATTAGACCCTACTTCTGCTCTTGCAGCTCTTATGGCGTCTTTGATGCCGAAGAAGACGGCTGATGCCAAGAAAAATGGTGGCTCACCAACAGCCTTAGATGAGTGGATGGCCTTCACATTTGGATGGCCCTGTCAATTAGTAAAGGAAACAACAAACAAGTCAGCAGAAAGAATCATTAACCTACGCTGGGTGGCCAAGTAAATTCGATCTCGATAAATACAATTGCTAAGCAAAGAATTAAAGCTTTTCCAAACAGAAGCTAACTATCCTATCCAATTAACTGACTCAAAAGGAAACCTTTCCTCCACCCAACTAactattttcatagtttttctATCACTGCGTCCCAAAAACACGAAGCACACGAGTTACCACTCAATGGAAGCCTCAAGTAGTTCAAGGGACATTCACCAACCACAAAACCCAAGCTACTTGCTAATGATAGACAAATTAACCCAAGGACATTCATTGACATCTAGAACCGCACCCGTAATACTCGTAGACAAATTACCTTCCAGAGTAACCTTTAATTGGATAACATGCTCTTCTAAAGTAATCAGCATACCTTCAGAAGTGAAACGCTGAATTTGAAGGGGACATCATTAATGGAAGGAATCTTGTAATTTCCCGGCCCAGATGTGTAGAGGCAACCGGGTGAGATCCATTTATGAGCAGGATCGCCCCACTTTAGTTCTTCTAGAGCTACCCATCCCAAACCTTGTACAAATGCTCCTTCAATCTGCATAAGAAACATAATATTTATTGCGGTCGAATTGAAATAAATCACCAAGTTCAACCACCCCCTCCCCCATTTCATAAACAACACTAAAAAAACAGCAAGATTGGAAGTCTGAAACTAGATCGGGATCCAGGAGTTTGTTAGCATCTGCATTAATTTAGATGACTAAAGTAACAGATCACAAATACACTGAATAGTTTACCACATAAAATGGAAATGTTCTCTTTCTAGGCAAGTGCCTATATTGTATGAAACGTAGGCCAGAGATCAGATTGATTATTTCCTCGTCTCTTGCCAGACAAATGGTTATGTTGCCATACTGTGAATCTGGACTACACATTCTGACAAGAATCAATCTCTCTTTCACTCTTACATATTCGTATTTATGTGTCTATGTATATCTATAGTTATGCAACATTTAGCATCAGTTCTAGCCCGATTTATTCCTATTGAAATAAACCATACCCAACATGGGATTACTAAACATAACTTAAGAATACCAGACGCAGTTCTGTTTATGAAATATAGCCCATTGCAAGTTTGCAACATAGAGATCCCTAAAAAATGGGCTTCAGTAAGCATTGTTTGAGATAGTGCTAAACTTTCCATATCTTGAGGATCTTTACTGATAAATTAAATAATGatactaaaaagaaaaatggagaaagaaaaaacaccTGCCCAACATCAATTGCGGGGTTGAGAGAGTAACCAAGATCCAAGAATACGTTAGCCACTCTAGTGTGAAAATCTCCCGTCAATGTATCAATTTCAACCTCAGCAAAAGCAGCCCCATATGTGAAGTAGTTGAATGGGTTCCCTTTACCAGTTGTCCAATCAAAGTCAATTTCCGGTGTAATGTAAAACCCATGAGCAGAAAGATCTATCCGTTCCACATAGCATGCACTTGCCAGCTGACAATAATTATGAAACATGAAGCTAACATAAGTTTTGTACCATTAGAAATTTTCAGTGCAAAATGCTCACATACGAGTCCAAGTATGGTTTAGGGTTCAGGATTCAGGGGAGGAAAATGTTCACAGAAGTTTGTGACCAATAAAATATTATAGATCACCCTAAGGTATAAGCAATTAATAACCCATGCAACAAAAACTTTATCTTGGAACAATTAAATCTTACTGACCGTCATTTTCAGTTTATTTTTGGATATATAATTGATGGCCTAACAATTTTATTGATTTACTTCTAATCAAGCACAATGTTTTTCTCCTCTTTTTTGCGTTGGGATTATAATTAACTTCTTTGTTTTGGAACGCTCCTTGTGAGTAAATGCCAAAGCGTCCTAAATGCTACAGTCATTTGCTCCTCAAGAGAACGAAGGAAATAAACTTGTATGAAAGACACGATTACCAAATTATGGAACAGTCTTTAGAAACTATGACAGAAAGAGTACCTCAGCAAAAGAGCTGAAATTTTGCTGTGAAGCAATAGGCTTCATACGTGCCTTAATTTTCTCACATGCATCTAGAACTGCAGCTCCATACATGTCAGAACTTGCAGAAGCTGATGTTGGCGATGCATTAGGAACCTAGTTTATTAATCCAACAAAATACGAGCATGGGGATCATCAGCTTTGTAGGgcatatagaaaaaataaaacagcAGAAATGGAAGGGAATCTAAACCAGTTATTCACacctattaatttttttaaatatttatttcaaAAGCTATCCAATCATAAGTGCTACAGAGAATTACAGGCTCTAATTCGTACACACATTCTCGTAAATTTTACTATTATCAAACACATTTCAACATTAACTGCAGAAACAGCACTCCAGCAACTTCCTTGATATAATAATGCAATAAACTTGTGGAGAACGTGGAATCCTACATAGGGAGTTATGAGCCCTACTACATATTAATCTATAAAGTCCCGACGCTCTCCATCCGTTGCAATTGGTTGAATTGGATGGTCTAATTCTAACAAAGCTTAAGAATCCCTTTAGGACAATCACAGGTATCCTAAAGACCCATAAAACAGCAGAAACGGGAACAGCGCCTTGCCCTTTAGGCAGCAATAAGAGATCCAAAGTGTGCACAAGGTTTCCATCCCATATGACATATAATAAATAGATACATCTATTACATTATCTTTAGCTTTGATGAATAAACGAGGTGCAAAATCTAACCACCAAACCAAAGTTCCCAATAAGGAAATGAAACACTGTCAATTACCTTGTCACTACTTGTCTCCGAAATAAAGACAGAACTGAGAGGGATATTGAAGGCGGAAGCAGCGACCTGAGCAACTTTTGTATGTAAACCTTGCCCCATCTCTACACCTCCATGTGTGACTAAAACAGTTCCGTCTGTGTAGACATGAACAAGAGCACCTGCCTAAGAGTCATTCAAGAACGCCTAATCAGGATTTTAATAGCATGATTGCATAGCATATAGAAATGAAAATCAATTATAGACAAAAGATTGGATAGGGTGTTGGGTTTCTGCTCATGCGTCCCGGGTTCGAAACTCCTCCCTTCCCTTAATTATTGTAATATTTTCAAACCCTCCCCACTCCCCTTATAAAATTGTTCTAAAAAAAAGATAGTAAAAAATCCTGTTGTCCAACCTCTATTTTTCTAACAGTTTTATAGCGAAAAAAACATGGTTTATGAAAACTTACCTGGTTCATATGCTTTAACGTAAAGCCTATGCCAAATTTTGTTGGAACCATGGCAATACCACGCTTCCGCCATCGATTTTGAATATTAAATTGGTCAACTTGGTAGCGAGCCCTTGAAAATTCACAAGATGACTTCAGTTGATTCCAGAGCGGACCCAATGTACAGTGTTTAAGTTGTTGACCATAATGCAATATTGATCCTTCACCTTGAAAATTAATTTcctgaaacaaatttatataacaAGCTCAAATTAAGAGGACTGTGGTGCTTATGAACTGAAGGTGCAAGTGCAACATAAGGAATACAACATGATAAAATTTCTTAAAGTACTTTCATCTCTTCTGGGCTTTTTTTGAGTTCTGCAGCAATCCTCTGAATCCAATTTTCCGCAATAATCATACCTTGAGGACTACCAAATCCTCGAAAAGCAGTGTTACTTGGAATGTTAGTGAAGCAAACCCTTCCTACAAtcttcacatttggaatctcATAGACGTTATCTGAGTGAAACATAGCACGTTCCAGTACGGAAAGAGACAAATCGAGCGAATTTCCACCATTATTGTAGATTTCAAGATCCAGTGCCAACACCTTGCCCTCATTTGTAAATCCAACCTGTGTAAAAGCATATATGAAATCAATACTTTTCTTTCATTCTATCACATGTGATGTAActtcaacaaagaaaaaaatgaaatccaACTAAACAATAATTGACCTAAAcgctaaaccctaaaccttctccctcttcttctccattttttcCTTGAATTAAAGGagtctttaatatttttcttcgcCTAATCAAAGTTAAATCAGGTAATAGAATTTTGTACATGGTAAATGAACCATAGAAGGGGCCAAATTGTTACTGCTTGATACCAAGGTCCCACTGTGTATTTTGTGGCATGAATAGtcttttcttaatttcttttatatagCAGCGCTTGTCCGTTGTCACTtatttgacaaaagaaaaaggaaccAACAATTTGAACAAATGAAAAAGAGGTACTGCTAACATCAGATTGTAAAACCTATGAGCAGGACATAAATGTGGTGATCCAACAGAAAATACAATTACAGTAACAGAAGTAAACCTTGTACTTTCCGAGAAAGCTATGGCGTTGTCCAGTTATCATCATATCTGTATCACGGTCTAATGTAATTTTAACTGGACGATTTAACAGATATGCTGGAACAGCGGCTGCAGCAGCAATGAAAGCTGACCTAGTCTCCTTGCCGCCAAAACCACCACCAATGCGCTTAGTTTTACAAACGACTTTCGACATTGGAAGACCAAGAACATGAGAAACGTATTTCTGGTGCTTCTGAGGGGCCTGCAGATTGATGATTTCATTTTACATTGCATTAAAAAATTAAGTACTAAAATAAAGTCATAGACATTCAATTGACACTGGTCCCTAACAAACTTTTTCCAACACATAAGTACTTGTAATACATACAACCAGTACTTAGGAACAATAGTAATTGAAGAAaggggggagggagagagaaagtgacTGGAAAGTTAAGTATGGAGCGTTAAAACGCTACCAAAGTAACTGGGAAAATAGAAAGGTCCAGCAAATCTTTCTAGAGTTTGGGAGGTGGTTAAGGTGGCTAAGTGTAAGGTTATTCCACCAGGGTATTCAACTTAAAAGCTGAATCACACTAGCATCGGTCTTAGACCCAATGAACATGATGCAATTTGGCTAATTAGTCTCGGCAATGTGGCAACTCAAATCATCTCCATGGTATTATCCAATAGGTTGAATGGGATCGGCGGTACTATAACTTCAATGCACATGTCTGCTAGTTTAGAAATTCATATGGTTGTATCAAGAAGAGGTCAATTTCCACTAGTCAACTATGTCCTTAAGCACCTCCTCATGAAGAAAGGGACACTCTAGCTGCTTGGCTAAAGATGGGAAGGGTGGATCGATTTGGGAAATAATTGGGCTTGCAGG
Protein-coding regions in this window:
- the LOC126589836 gene encoding uncharacterized mitochondrial protein AtMg00750-like, giving the protein MVDHFSRLVHGRDAVLINESFPDEQLFSVVEIPYLAKQFLSLEWSKQQRKRFLLTVKQYYWDDPYLFKHCSDQIIRRCQRMGNISSRTQMPLTNILEVELFDVWGIDFMGPFPMSNGYLYIIVAIDYVSK